A region of Terriglobales bacterium DNA encodes the following proteins:
- a CDS encoding TonB-dependent receptor — MIAVLIFCICASAAFDAQTNGSTIQGKVIDSSGLPVSNARISVRNLQANTAQTLLSDRDGLYVLRNIPPGEYELAVSASGFPAKMLHVTVAANSRAVANVVMPSPVASSAGPPAKAGSQNVRDIPLNGRSATDVATLEPGVATTRTQSAGGAAQRGFGTQITISGGRPRQNDSRFEGMSVNDYANSPPGSAAGVNLGVDAVEQVSVLSNNYPAQYGRSSGGIVSSFTRSGSNAWHGSAFEFIRNSALDARNFFDIRKPPFRRNQFGGTLGGPLWKKKTFVFGAYEGFRQSLGISQVSTVPSAAARGGKLSSGQINVDPGVLRFLNAFYPLPNGSILSNGDAGIFNFAGQQVVPDNYYTVKVDHRMAANDVISGTYMLDNASARQPDELNDKRTGYDSHRQLVTGNEVHTRGNWINSFRLGVNRVVATTGLTFLSGNPLAADPTFGTIPGLNAAGVNVTGITAFTGGLDSLSSYKFHWTSIQVYDDTSLVTGHHSLKFGMGLERVRDNIFARSDPAGVFAFNSLADFLENKPFSLSAGIPGTQSERRLRQTIASVYVQDHWSLRPNLSLDLGLRYEASTVPSEVNNKLTVLRNLTDAAPHLGSPLFSNPTLRNLEPRIGAAWNPSSDGKTIISSGFGIFDVLPLPYLVQFNEVNSAPFTESGNATNLPVGSFPVAAFSSFAASSNEFRQAYFEPHPPRSYVMQWNLTVQRELAKAVSVTTSYVGSRGIHQPFRVEDADIVLPMQIAQGYFWPPAGTGQRLNLNAGRITAGFWRSDSYFHGLEAKFQGKIGKAGGEVSYTFGKTIDTSSGSIVGDEYSNSISSPLFFNPGLNRGLADFNVAHNLEVNYDWELGTPNWNSLGRQVLGGWKLGGVFDASTGVPFTPGIGGDALGLKSTDPSIDVPDLVPGPACGSLINPNNPINYIKTQCFTFPSPANRRGSLGRNTLIGPGLLTLDFSLIKNTYIKKVSDAFNVQFRSEFFNVLNRANFAPPLDNRNLFDASGRKLSNAGLITSTQTPSRQIQFAVKVIW; from the coding sequence GTGATTGCAGTACTAATCTTCTGTATTTGCGCCTCCGCAGCCTTCGATGCGCAGACCAACGGCAGCACCATCCAAGGCAAAGTTATTGATTCTTCTGGCCTGCCTGTCTCGAACGCACGCATCTCCGTCAGGAATCTACAGGCGAACACTGCACAAACTCTTTTGAGCGATAGAGACGGCCTGTACGTCCTACGAAACATTCCTCCTGGTGAGTACGAACTCGCCGTATCCGCCTCGGGATTTCCAGCGAAAATGTTGCACGTTACAGTGGCTGCGAATTCTAGAGCTGTTGCGAATGTGGTAATGCCCTCACCTGTGGCCAGCTCCGCAGGACCACCAGCCAAAGCTGGATCGCAAAACGTTCGCGATATACCGCTGAACGGGCGCTCGGCGACGGACGTTGCGACGCTAGAGCCGGGAGTCGCAACAACTCGAACCCAGTCTGCCGGAGGGGCAGCCCAGCGCGGCTTTGGAACGCAGATCACGATTTCAGGCGGCCGCCCGCGGCAGAATGATTCGCGCTTCGAGGGAATGAGCGTCAACGATTATGCGAACAGTCCACCCGGAAGCGCCGCAGGAGTCAACCTGGGCGTGGATGCGGTAGAACAGGTATCTGTGCTTTCGAACAACTACCCGGCGCAATATGGGCGGTCCTCGGGGGGAATTGTCAGTTCGTTCACCCGTTCAGGCTCGAACGCGTGGCATGGAAGTGCCTTCGAGTTCATCCGGAACAGTGCTTTAGACGCGCGAAATTTCTTCGACATCAGGAAGCCGCCTTTCAGGCGTAATCAATTTGGCGGAACGCTGGGCGGGCCGCTGTGGAAGAAGAAGACGTTTGTCTTCGGTGCTTACGAGGGCTTTCGCCAATCTCTGGGCATTTCACAGGTAAGCACGGTTCCATCAGCCGCCGCCCGCGGTGGAAAGCTTTCTAGCGGGCAAATTAATGTTGACCCAGGTGTGTTGCGGTTCCTGAACGCATTTTACCCTTTGCCAAACGGTTCAATTCTGTCGAATGGAGATGCCGGCATTTTCAACTTTGCGGGACAACAAGTTGTTCCTGACAATTATTACACCGTTAAAGTAGATCACCGGATGGCGGCAAACGACGTGATCTCCGGCACCTATATGTTGGACAATGCGAGTGCCAGGCAGCCCGATGAACTGAACGACAAGAGAACGGGTTACGACTCTCACCGGCAGCTGGTGACTGGAAATGAGGTACACACCAGAGGAAATTGGATAAATTCCTTTCGATTGGGTGTTAACCGCGTCGTCGCCACCACGGGCCTTACTTTTCTGAGCGGTAACCCTTTGGCTGCCGATCCTACTTTTGGGACTATTCCGGGTCTTAATGCTGCCGGTGTCAACGTCACAGGAATTACGGCTTTTACAGGAGGGCTGGATTCGCTCAGCAGCTATAAGTTCCATTGGACTTCAATTCAAGTCTACGATGACACATCGTTGGTTACCGGCCATCACTCCTTAAAATTCGGTATGGGACTGGAACGGGTTCGAGACAATATCTTTGCTCGTTCCGATCCTGCCGGGGTATTTGCATTTAACTCATTGGCGGACTTTTTAGAAAACAAACCTTTTTCCTTGTCAGCAGGGATACCGGGGACACAATCGGAACGGAGACTTCGCCAGACCATTGCCTCTGTCTACGTGCAGGACCACTGGAGCTTGAGACCCAACTTAAGTCTCGATCTCGGTTTGCGCTATGAAGCGTCCACGGTACCTAGCGAAGTGAACAACAAGCTCACGGTCCTCAGGAACCTTACAGATGCCGCCCCGCATCTAGGCTCGCCATTGTTCTCCAATCCGACTTTGCGCAACCTCGAACCGCGTATCGGTGCCGCATGGAATCCGTCGAGCGACGGGAAAACTATTATCAGCTCGGGATTCGGCATCTTTGATGTGTTGCCACTTCCTTATCTGGTGCAGTTTAACGAAGTCAATTCCGCCCCATTTACTGAATCAGGCAATGCAACTAACTTGCCTGTTGGTTCCTTTCCCGTGGCCGCTTTCTCAAGTTTCGCCGCGTCTTCCAATGAATTCAGGCAGGCATATTTTGAGCCGCACCCACCCCGCAGCTATGTGATGCAGTGGAATCTTACCGTTCAACGGGAACTCGCAAAGGCAGTGAGTGTCACCACCTCCTACGTGGGGTCTCGCGGCATACACCAGCCCTTTCGAGTGGAAGACGCCGACATAGTGCTTCCCATGCAAATAGCGCAGGGATATTTTTGGCCTCCCGCTGGAACCGGCCAGCGCCTGAATCTAAACGCCGGTCGCATCACCGCAGGTTTCTGGAGAAGCGACTCGTACTTTCATGGGCTTGAAGCAAAATTCCAGGGGAAAATAGGCAAGGCCGGGGGAGAAGTTTCCTACACCTTCGGAAAGACCATAGATACGTCGTCAGGCAGCATTGTGGGCGATGAATACTCCAATTCCATTTCCAGCCCCTTGTTCTTCAACCCTGGCCTAAATCGCGGACTGGCCGACTTCAACGTTGCACACAACCTGGAAGTGAATTACGACTGGGAACTCGGAACACCGAACTGGAATTCGCTTGGGAGACAAGTGTTAGGCGGATGGAAATTAGGGGGAGTGTTCGATGCCAGCACGGGTGTGCCATTCACTCCCGGGATTGGCGGTGATGCTCTGGGCCTGAAAAGTACAGATCCCAGCATAGATGTTCCAGACCTGGTCCCTGGCCCAGCTTGCGGGTCTTTGATAAACCCCAACAATCCCATCAATTACATCAAAACGCAATGCTTCACCTTTCCCAGTCCTGCCAACCGGCGTGGGAGCCTGGGCCGCAACACGCTTATCGGGCCGGGATTGCTCACCCTCGATTTTTCACTGATCAAGAACACGTACATCAAAAAAGTATCCGATGCCTTCAATGTGCAATTCCGGTCAGAATTCTTCAATGTTCTCAATCGGGCTAACTTCGCGCCCCCGCTGGACAATCGCAACCTGTTTGACGCAAGTGGGCGAAAACTATCGAACGCGGGATTGATTACATCAACCCAAACTCCGTCGC
- a CDS encoding GNAT family N-acetyltransferase, protein MNLQAEKPADRDAEYNVTSCDPKNLSDADVGVCFAIIEKGEAVDVQTMKRDFPKSTVLAIACRGAQIVGVGAIKPVRERYARKVARNSGVDFPSKTQELGYVAVDEHHRQRGLSYRLVEKLLSNYAKRLFATTDAEWMKKALSKYGFSQKGKEWQGERAMLSYWEQL, encoded by the coding sequence GTGAATCTCCAGGCTGAAAAACCGGCTGATAGAGACGCTGAGTACAACGTCACTTCCTGCGACCCCAAAAATCTGAGCGACGCGGATGTCGGAGTTTGCTTTGCCATCATAGAAAAGGGCGAGGCGGTGGATGTTCAGACCATGAAGAGGGATTTTCCGAAATCCACTGTACTAGCAATAGCTTGTAGAGGCGCGCAAATCGTCGGCGTCGGTGCAATTAAGCCTGTTCGAGAGCGATACGCAAGGAAGGTCGCCCGTAACAGCGGAGTTGATTTTCCATCGAAGACACAGGAATTGGGTTACGTCGCGGTGGATGAACATCATCGGCAACGTGGGTTGTCATACAGACTGGTTGAAAAGCTGCTGTCGAATTATGCGAAGCGGCTCTTCGCGACTACGGATGCTGAATGGATGAAGAAAGCCCTCTCGAAATATGGATTCTCCCAAAAAGGAAAAGAGTGGCAAGGCGAGAGAGCAATGCTTTCGTATTGGGAGCAGCTGTAG